A genomic segment from Amphiprion ocellaris isolate individual 3 ecotype Okinawa chromosome 17, ASM2253959v1, whole genome shotgun sequence encodes:
- the rnf180b gene encoding E3 ubiquitin-protein ligase RNF180 isoform X2 — protein MLRCRKCRKGVIDATCLSTVQESDESSAAVCSIWHVNVDTLPEWILTSVHQAQWTVGKLNCQNCGARLGGFNFINRSECPCGRDAAVHLNKSRVDHDHKHSVLIVQPRRTRPERLQAGGLLTETSPDREERLEFSRTALDSLQLNCAAVTSHISPAEASDPLPDAENTPSFSFSPLYCISHRRRCSVEDDGGGFRSSCFCPAGRPDVSTADLRRSRTDESTRSLLAHPTSQQFDSDGGASLNVVPRRPASGIPRSPLHQQTEEEATSVQEEIPDSALFLRGHSISDSVAEQEEDEDEVPPTSVGSPASSRLSKREKNRLKSLRRKQRRRERWLHSQLEQAEMVSGSLLDSEEEDREGLTCAVCLDVYFSPYSCQPCSHVFCEPCLRTLAKNRPSNTPCPLCRTLISHTSFHKELNHTAKTFFPKVYFARKQNFQNASCAKWPLPSFEQRFHSFWGYERQAPQMAGRRFHMVHGGFALEALGFTDMRGWLFDIGLVIVYIHSLNWILASLLFCFLMYYFFI, from the exons ATGCTCCGCTGCAGAAAATGTCGAAAAGGGGTCATAGATGCAACATGTTTGTCAACG gTTCAGGAGTCAGATGAAAGCTCAGCTGCTGTTTGCAGTATTTGGCACGTGAACGTGGACACGTTGCCAGAGTGGATACTGACCTCAGTTCACCAG GCCCAGTGGACTGTAGGAAAACTAAACTGCCAGAACTGTGGAGCTCGTCTGGGCGGCTTCAACTTCATCAACCGCAGCGAGTGTCCTTGTGGCCGCGACGCCGCCGTCCACCTCAACAAGAGCCGAGTGGATCACGACCACAAGCACTCCGTTCTCATCGTCCAGCCGAGGAGGACGAGGCCCGAGAGGCTTCAGGCCGGCGGTCTGTTGACGGAAACCTCCCCGGACCGAGAGGAGAGGCTTGAATTCAGCAGAACTGCTCTGGACAGTCTGCAGCTGAACTGTGCTGCCGTCACGTCTCACATCAGCCCTGCAGAGGCTTCAGATCCGCTTCCTGACGCTGAAAACACTCCGTCGTTCTCCTTCAGCCCTCTGTACTGCATCTCCCACAGGAGGAGGTGCAGCGTGGAGGACGACGGCGGCGGCTTCAGGTCGTCGTGTTTTTGCCCCGCAGGCCGTCCGGACGTGTCCACCGCTGATCTGAGGAGGTCGAGGACAGACGAGTCGACTCGGTCCCTTCTAGCACATCCCACCAGTCAGCAGTTTGACTCAGACGGCGGAGCTTCGTTAAACGTCGTCCCCCGTCGTCCTGCTTCTGGAATTCCTCGGTCACCTCTGCATCAGCAAACTGAGGAGGAGGCAACATCTGTCCAGGAGGAGATTCCAGATTCAGCCTTGTTCCTCAGAGGACACTCAATCTCTGACAGCGTAGCCGAgcaggaagaagatgaagatgaagtg CCTCCAACATCTGTAGGTTCTCCAGCCTCCAGCCGACTGAGCAAAAGAGAGAAGAACCgactgaagagtctgaggaggaaacagaggaggagagaaagatggCTGCACAGTCAGCTGGAGCAG GCTGAGATGGTGAGCGGTTCTCTGCTggacagcgaggaggaggacCGGGAAGGCCTCACCTGCGCCGTTTGTCTCGACGTCTACTTCAGTCCGTACAGCTGTCAGCCCTGCAGCCACGTTTTCTGCGAGCCGTGTCTCCGAACGCTCGCCAAGAACCGACCGTCCAACACGCCGTGTCCGTTGTGCCGGACCCTCATCTCACACACCAGCTTCCACAAGG agCTCAACCACACAGCAAAGACCTTCTTTCCCAAAGTCTACTTTGCCCGCAAGCAGAACTTCCAGAACGCCTCATGTGCCAAATGGCCGCTGCCCAGCTTCGAACAACGTTTCCATTCATTCTGGG GATATGAGCGTCAGGCGCCACAGATGGCAGGCAGACGTTTTCACATGGTTCACGGAGGCTTCGCTCTGGAGGCTCTGGGCTTCACAGACATGCGAGGTTGGCTCTTCGACATCGGCCTGGTCATCGTCTACATCCACTCGCTCAACTGGATCCTGGCCTCCCTCCTCTTCTGTTTCCTCATGTACTACTTTTTCATTTGA
- the rnf180b gene encoding E3 ubiquitin-protein ligase RNF180 isoform X1 — translation MLRCRKCRKGVIDATCLSTQVQESDESSAAVCSIWHVNVDTLPEWILTSVHQAQWTVGKLNCQNCGARLGGFNFINRSECPCGRDAAVHLNKSRVDHDHKHSVLIVQPRRTRPERLQAGGLLTETSPDREERLEFSRTALDSLQLNCAAVTSHISPAEASDPLPDAENTPSFSFSPLYCISHRRRCSVEDDGGGFRSSCFCPAGRPDVSTADLRRSRTDESTRSLLAHPTSQQFDSDGGASLNVVPRRPASGIPRSPLHQQTEEEATSVQEEIPDSALFLRGHSISDSVAEQEEDEDEVPPTSVGSPASSRLSKREKNRLKSLRRKQRRRERWLHSQLEQAEMVSGSLLDSEEEDREGLTCAVCLDVYFSPYSCQPCSHVFCEPCLRTLAKNRPSNTPCPLCRTLISHTSFHKELNHTAKTFFPKVYFARKQNFQNASCAKWPLPSFEQRFHSFWGYERQAPQMAGRRFHMVHGGFALEALGFTDMRGWLFDIGLVIVYIHSLNWILASLLFCFLMYYFFI, via the exons ATGCTCCGCTGCAGAAAATGTCGAAAAGGGGTCATAGATGCAACATGTTTGTCAACG caggTTCAGGAGTCAGATGAAAGCTCAGCTGCTGTTTGCAGTATTTGGCACGTGAACGTGGACACGTTGCCAGAGTGGATACTGACCTCAGTTCACCAG GCCCAGTGGACTGTAGGAAAACTAAACTGCCAGAACTGTGGAGCTCGTCTGGGCGGCTTCAACTTCATCAACCGCAGCGAGTGTCCTTGTGGCCGCGACGCCGCCGTCCACCTCAACAAGAGCCGAGTGGATCACGACCACAAGCACTCCGTTCTCATCGTCCAGCCGAGGAGGACGAGGCCCGAGAGGCTTCAGGCCGGCGGTCTGTTGACGGAAACCTCCCCGGACCGAGAGGAGAGGCTTGAATTCAGCAGAACTGCTCTGGACAGTCTGCAGCTGAACTGTGCTGCCGTCACGTCTCACATCAGCCCTGCAGAGGCTTCAGATCCGCTTCCTGACGCTGAAAACACTCCGTCGTTCTCCTTCAGCCCTCTGTACTGCATCTCCCACAGGAGGAGGTGCAGCGTGGAGGACGACGGCGGCGGCTTCAGGTCGTCGTGTTTTTGCCCCGCAGGCCGTCCGGACGTGTCCACCGCTGATCTGAGGAGGTCGAGGACAGACGAGTCGACTCGGTCCCTTCTAGCACATCCCACCAGTCAGCAGTTTGACTCAGACGGCGGAGCTTCGTTAAACGTCGTCCCCCGTCGTCCTGCTTCTGGAATTCCTCGGTCACCTCTGCATCAGCAAACTGAGGAGGAGGCAACATCTGTCCAGGAGGAGATTCCAGATTCAGCCTTGTTCCTCAGAGGACACTCAATCTCTGACAGCGTAGCCGAgcaggaagaagatgaagatgaagtg CCTCCAACATCTGTAGGTTCTCCAGCCTCCAGCCGACTGAGCAAAAGAGAGAAGAACCgactgaagagtctgaggaggaaacagaggaggagagaaagatggCTGCACAGTCAGCTGGAGCAG GCTGAGATGGTGAGCGGTTCTCTGCTggacagcgaggaggaggacCGGGAAGGCCTCACCTGCGCCGTTTGTCTCGACGTCTACTTCAGTCCGTACAGCTGTCAGCCCTGCAGCCACGTTTTCTGCGAGCCGTGTCTCCGAACGCTCGCCAAGAACCGACCGTCCAACACGCCGTGTCCGTTGTGCCGGACCCTCATCTCACACACCAGCTTCCACAAGG agCTCAACCACACAGCAAAGACCTTCTTTCCCAAAGTCTACTTTGCCCGCAAGCAGAACTTCCAGAACGCCTCATGTGCCAAATGGCCGCTGCCCAGCTTCGAACAACGTTTCCATTCATTCTGGG GATATGAGCGTCAGGCGCCACAGATGGCAGGCAGACGTTTTCACATGGTTCACGGAGGCTTCGCTCTGGAGGCTCTGGGCTTCACAGACATGCGAGGTTGGCTCTTCGACATCGGCCTGGTCATCGTCTACATCCACTCGCTCAACTGGATCCTGGCCTCCCTCCTCTTCTGTTTCCTCATGTACTACTTTTTCATTTGA